TTCGCGACGTGTAAACCCGCTTCGTGGATACCGGTAACTTGGTTTTCCCACACATTTACGTTATACCCACGTTTCCCCGTGAGCACATGAACGCTATTTACACCATTCCGTAGTTCCTATATGTGTAAGTGAACTGGTATGCTGTAGATCACTCCTTGTGTCTTGTTTCCGAGCGGGcgcagggaggtggagggacggaattgagcgaaatgtaatgaaagaaaatcccTGAATTGGCATCGAGCCTTTGCATCAAAGAGCGGACCCCGTCACCCAGCAGGCCAGTCACTCACGAGACGCGGAGGGGAGTGCTCACATTACTGCTCGCTCTCCATCCCCTTACGAGAGACAAAGACTCAAGTGAGACCGAAGCAAGTTTCAACATGGCACATTTAAAAGTTCTCACCCCTGTGGATTCCAACCTTAGTGACCTCCTGGGCCCCCTCCCTACTGAAGAAGGTAAGAGTGCTGGATTGATCTTGTATTTTGTGAGTTTTTGAGGTTTTGTTGCAGTTTGCgaagtttgctctctctctctctctctctctctctctctctctctctctctctctctctctctctctctcgctgtgtaTCATTGCGTGTGTGCGTTAAGTGTGTTTTGCAAGTGGTGAATATTGCGTGTGTGCGAGCGTCTGTTGTGAcagttgacagagagagagagagagagagagagagagagagaaatataatacTGTTTATGATTGTTtggaaagatataaaaaaaaaatattaaacttaagaacaacacacacatggaggtgaaagaggagattgCTAACATGATTttcacaagtgtgtgtgtgtgtgtgtgtgtgtgtgtgtgtgtgtgtgtgtatgtgtgtgtctcctcGCTGGTGTAGAAAGTGTTGCTAGGgcggagaggatgaagagggagagggggaggggcgttgccactccctctcttcccccctccccctctcccttcctcccccagcaTAATTTGCTTCTTGTCATGATACAagcattgccagagagagagagagagagagagagaggataattatgaactattactatcaccactcgTAATGTAATGCTAActtacctaagagagagagagagagagagagaggtcaaataaaaaatataatacctaccaccaccaccacaatcataacctaacctcaattttctctttctcaggtCTGGTTGACGAAATCGAGGACCCTGTGGAGACGGGTGCCTGGATGGTGCTAAGgagaagggtggaggaggaagtgaggcagAACACACATAACAGCATTGTCTTCCCGCCGCTCCTCCTCGACCAGGTGGCAGAACATGTGCTGGACCTGGCCAAAGACGAGCCCTGTGGTTTGAGGTGAGTTTTGACATGTTTTGCcctgttttgtgtatttttagtttctctctctctctctctctctctctctctctctctctctctctctctctctctctctctctctctaattcatctacattttttttctttccgagtCATTTATCTCATCAATTTCTAGaacgctctctcactctcacttgctCTGACACGCTCACTGTATCCTGTTTGTACACgtatcactctccctctcctcccctcccctcccctccccactctttccgtccccactcctcctctcccttgggTCTAGATCTTTCCTAACTTTATCACCACCTCTCCcgcgtctctgtctctcccgaCCTTGACCACCCCCTCAGATCCGTGCATTAAgatcttgcctctctctctctctctctctctctctctctctctctctctctctctctctctctctctctctctctcagtaacccaGTCTTGGCatgtcttctcttctattcacaCTTCAAATCATGGtcaattttctctcccctctcactttaTTACTTAATTCGACTGTTGGTCcctcgccacgactattttcaaagggaacAGACATGATTAGGCGGTTTCTCAATGGTATTTCTCTTGTCATGTAAAGTAGAAGGCTTGTcatgtcaatagaaccataaaGACTTGGAAAACCCATTGTGTGATTTCAACTATAGCAGGAATGGTTTAAAAATTGGGTTATGCTATTTTGGGGGCCTTTTATTTCTCATATCAGTAAATAACCAtcacattctcttcttcctcagaggttgtgtgttgtttgtagTCTACGAGGACCCGGAACTAGGCGAGCTGCAGCTGGCTAAAATGAAGGCTGATAAGAACATGCCCTCCACTCACCTCCTGGTTCTGAAGCTCAAGGCAGATCCCACCTCATGGTTCACAAagatggccagaatcttcaggTAAATATTGACCCATACGCacctgttgttgtgtgttttatattgtgtgatatttttttttatcagtttatcaagttgtctttattttcttagtatttGACGTGTACTATCCTATCAcagttaaaataaataataaactagACCACATTTCCCTCAAAATTAACAATATCTTcaaccaaaactaaaaaaaaaaaaaaaaaatttactttcCTCAACTTTTCACACCAATACTCTGATGATGAAGCACTGAGGTCCTAACACGTCACTCCTTCTTCTGCAGGTCActtgggaagaggaaaatggtggTGTCTCCGAGGTACGAGCTACTCAAAAAGAACTTCTACGACGACCCACAAGTTCTGATGGTGCAGTAGTGACGTGGCAgcagaggatggagagaaaattagaagagATATGAGGCGAAGAGAGGAGAATaagcaaaaaaggaagataagagacgataatagagaggaaaagtggaacGGGAACGCcttaaaggaagataaggaagaggattacagaggagaggagagaaataggatCGGAAACGAAGATAAGAAGGTTTACAAGAAAGAAGCCATAGAGAAACggaaagggagtgaaggaagaagcacgtaataatttttccctttatggaggaaagaataaaggaagaaaggacctCCTCTAAAGTTAGTCAAGAGAAGAATTCCTTTTTTGGTTGAatctggagaagaagaaaggaagaagaggagaaacgagTATTTAAGTGGAGATCgttgtcttcatttcttccactaCCAGTCACCGaaatttctctccatctctccactcctccccgCCCCTACTGGCCCCTCCCccacacctgcctcgcctctcactctcttctgcACACCTGAATGTACAAGCTTCCTGCATTATACTTCGTGCAGCAGTGGTCaccctcattatcatcacccccaccaccatcaccaccaccatcactactttttaTATCActgttatgtatttatttttattcactatcattgccatcatcattCCATCATTccagtctctttttttcttcatgtattattattttcttgacaTGTTATGGTCTTGTTAACAGTTCGGTGACTCCAGAGGTTGATTGCAGTGCTGGTAATTCGGCACTACACTTTTTTGATTTGTCATTTACTCAATTTATGGTCACTCATCCTTAGCGTTACTCAAGGAAGTTTGATAAGgatctctctttatcctttagTCCATAAGGAGGATGCGGGCAGGACTGTATCTCCTGCAGGAATCAAAGTATTGTATCACCTAACATTGacaaaaaattagagaaaaaaaaaatgtgtaaacttAATGAATAATGGATGTATTTCACTAGAGTAAAATTGCTAGTGAAGACAAGTTTACAGTAGGTCATAAGCACCATGTCTTTTGCTACATAGTACAGTAACATGTAAGGAAATGTGATGTGCATGTGtgacctgtattcagaaacgcgttTGATTCTCTGCACCGCCACTATTTCCAAAGCTACACAGAGGAAGCTACTGGAGTCTTGAGTGTTTGCGGTTGTAGTGACATTACCAATATGTCTACGGTGTCACCAGCacaaacactcttgacaaccttgctcatcatctctgtggcctttgggaAGAGTGACGGTGAGAGAGTTGAGTTTTTTTGAGTACGGGCCGATGTCTATATCTGTCCTCGCCTCCGCGCCTCGGGAACTGTGTGTCAGGCAGTCCCCGGGGGCAGCTGAGGGGGGGACGAGCCCGGCGCCACGGGTTGCTAGTCGGCACAATCGCCCCTTTGTGATAAAAGCTAAACTTGTGATATTTTTGTATCTGAATAAACGTACAAAGATTTTACCTAAAAGTATCCACCTGTTTGAATCATCCCTTTGGTTTATTGTAAGAGGCGTTTATTGAACTTCTTGGGACGAATGAAATCAGACggatggtaaaaaaaaacaatgaaaggaatggttaaaaatgtaatgaaaaagatatgaagaaaggtCAGGGCAGGGGGAAATAaactaaaagattaaaaatagaTAAGGGGAACAGACAGGACTTAGGGAGAGATTAACTAAGAAACGGGATGAAAAcggtaatgaaaaggaaaataagtgttAGTGCCATgctatataagaaagaaaagaaaatatgtacgtACAATCtaacctttttctctccatctctctacaCCACTATATTtagaaatgcagagagagagagagagcggcaatGGAACTCTCATCTACATAACGATCTAAATATAAAGCAGATAGAGGATTtttcagagagaaagagagagaaacgaacccTTCCAAACTTTCAATCCTTTCCACTGAAGAACTCTCACGTTGCCTTATCCTGTTCTATTTTTAACCAACATTTCAACATCACCGTAACGAACTGTCTTTTCACtagcacacacagacatacagacacacggacacttAACCCCGTAACCCTTTAGCCCCTTACCCCTTTCCTAGCCACGTAAGGGTCAAGGGTCATGAAACAGAAGGTAACTAGTCGCTATTTCAAAACTCTTACCTGTGTCCTTAATTAGATACCTAAAAATACCCAGGCACAGGTGTGATGGGGACAGGaaatgggtagagagagagagagagagagagagagagagagtgagtgagagtgagaggatgtCGGCGGAAAGGAAGTGATACTGATAAAGAATTAGTTAACTATAtttagaaatacacacacacacacacacacacacacacacacacacacacacacacacacacacacacacacacacacacagagagagagtttattggaTGTGATTCTTATGAAATACGTAATAGAAAAAGTaagtataatctctctctctctctctctctctctctctctctctctctctctctctctctctctctctctctctctctctctcatcccaccaccaccaccaccaccaccaccactaagaatTCAaacataaacaatgaaaaaatggaaacaaaagatgaaaaatgaaaaaaaaaaaaaaaaaacatcaatacaaATCAAAACACCATTTCAGATCAACCTGCAAAAATTTCTCTCGCCGTGAAATCCCTGTTATACAAATAGCAACAGACAGTGACCCTGGTGCGCGGGTTTCCTTCCTGACAAGACGTGGAAGGGCTGAAAATGACTCAAGCGAACGTGCACACCCATAAGTCACCAGGGAACGAAGCTAAAGAAAGAACAGGGGAAGTTATGCAGTTGTCCGGTCTCGCTTTGtgtcgagggagggagggagggtggcagTGCGGGGCTTGGCGGTGGGGCGGGGCTCAGGTCTCAGCGGTGTCCGAAGCGAGGCGAAGATGTGGGATTTCATTATGTTAGCCcagaatttagtttttttttttttttttttttctgggtgtTTTGTGCGAAGAAGACGAGTttcattagtctttttttttactattttttttatcttagttttcatttattcattgttttgtttatatcagaagcgttttagttttatttatttatttgtctattcatttatatttactttatttctttatttcaagtttggtTAATTAAATTTTCATGGGTGGATTTTGGTATTTTACTTAATTAacttgtctagagagagagagagagagagagagagagagaggtcagcttgtctttctttctgtctttgtcttctgtctctgtctgtaagTCATGGAATATTCAGGAAGTTTGCAATGACACGTGGAcataactaggaggaggaggaggaggaggaggaagaagaggaagaggaacgaagccataacaaagaaaggaagtataGTACGTgacgagaaacagagaaaagaaagaatagaataaagaaaatcgataaaaatagaaatgaataagaaaagattgaattttctctctttcttttccttctttactttttcttcttgtttttttccttcattttcttttttttttccttccctttgtatccactcctttttccttttccttcccgtcatttctccctctcctacctctaccctttcttccttctcctcctccttttcctcttcttgcttttcgCCTTCCTTTCCCATTTGTTCTTCCCCTCCATATCTTCgtcttgcctttccttccctatcctcctcctcctcctcctcttcctcctcctcctcctcctcctcctcctcctcctcctcctcctcctcctcctcctcctcctcctcctcctccttcttcttcttcttcttcttcttcttcttcttcttcttcttcttcttcttcttcttcttctcctccttacaAGATCTAACCACTGAAATAAGTAACACTTTCGATACAGTCATCTGTGGAGACTTCAATTTACCTGTTAACTCGTGGGGAAATCCACTTAACTCTCATTCTGGTCACGACTTATACAATAATTTAGTATAATGTTCTCTAAAGCAACACGTTCAAGAACCTACACGAGGTGACAGTATATTAAATCTAGTTCTTTCAACAAACGATGACTTAAAATCTAACATAAATATTGATCCTGAATTTAGTAACAGCGACCACAAGATTGTCTCCTTTAACATCAACCTTCAAGCATATAAAGACAACGAAAAAGTTTTCATGTACAAAGAAGGAGATTGTGAGAGATTTAAGTTAATTCTTGCTGCCACACATTGGAACGCTGAATTTGGTGAAAGTAACATTGAAGAATCATGGGCCAAATTTAAGTACTTTTTAGAAAATGCTGTGAAGTCATGTATTCCCAAGCGTAAAAGACGTCcaggcaagaaaaaataaacttaaatggTGGACTAACCACGCTGAGTCACTGTTCTTGCAGATAATCGTGGCTACCGTAAATATTTGTCATTTCAGGATGATGCCGATAAACTTGAATATGACAaatttcgacacacacacacacacacacaaaaaaaaaaaaaaaaaaagaaagcaagaaaaatctAGAAATGTATATTGCAAGCGTCACTAAATCCAATTTGAAAGaattttatatttactttcGAAATAGAATAGTCATAACATCTCACACTAGCCAGATTTACCTATGTAGATAACGGTAATCTTGCCACCAAAGAAACTCAGATCGCAGATACACTAAATGATTATTTTGATTCAGTCTTTACACAGGAAAACACTCATATGATAAACTACTACTCAGCTTGTTTAGTTTAGAGAAACGGCGAATGGGAGGAGACTTAAATGAACTGTTTGAAATGTTTCGTGGCTTTGATGACGTAAATATACACAACTATCTCATCATTGACActtccaacaccactagaaataatagTTACAAGATTATAGGTAAGCGTTTCAGATCAGAcgaggctaaacattatttcaatagaattgtaaatgtctggacCTCTCttccagcacatgttgtccatAGTAATACTACAGAAACTTTTAAACAAAGATTGAACAATCACCTcgcattaacccctcaaatgacgtactaTATACTTTGCACTACATataatctatatatttattatctatttatttgttttcgttactgtactagatagtttcatttctctttcatcctctcctatCATATCTTTGACTTTCCTTCTCCTGAACCCtagtgtccttcagcctctaaaaactggtgaggaaatgcaaaggggtcactttaaaagctactttaataacccataatgaaattgacacatatataacaagaaacatgaaacacagatatataacatgaaacacaggaaaatgacatacacatatacatataacacagtaataaatacaacaataaagaacccaacttaatacctaacaataatcctaatcctatatagaggcaatgtggaaaacacggacgagggaagtgatacttatgcggtgtcgcagtggtgaaatgctgggtgatggttgatcccacggcagaaccaagaggcgttgtgttcactggttgaggcttggatctcaactgccaatccagaaaaccaagagctggctcaacactttcggttgagtcgaaa
This sequence is a window from Portunus trituberculatus isolate SZX2019 chromosome 34, ASM1759143v1, whole genome shotgun sequence. Protein-coding genes within it:
- the LOC123512680 gene encoding protein charybde-like — translated: MAHLKVLTPVDSNLSDLLGPLPTEEGLVDEIEDPVETGAWMVLRRRVEEEVRQNTHNSIVFPPLLLDQVAEHVLDLAKDEPCGLRGCVLFVVYEDPELGELQLAKMKADKNMPSTHLLVLKLKADPTSWFTKMARIFRSLGKRKMVVSPRYELLKKNFYDDPQVLMVQ